GGGCTTCGCCGGAAGGCGGGGACGCGGGGGCCTCTTCCCCTTCGCGCAGGGCGACCAGTTCCACGCCACCGGGCACCGGGCGGTTGGCCACGATCAGGGCGTCATCGCCCAGGGCCTCGCGGACCCGGCGCATGGCCTCACGCTGCGTGGGCGCGACAAAACGATGGACACTCATGGCCCTCTTCCTTCATCGGCGTTCATGGCTGCATTCCGATCAGTTCGGTGACGCGCAAGGTACGGTCATCGGGGATTTCCGCCTGGGACAGCACCACCAGGTGACGCAGACGGCGGCGCAGGAAACGGGCCAGCAGACCACGCAGGGCCGGCACCACCACCAGCACCGGCGGCAAGCCGGCATTTTCCTGCCGCTCCAGGGCGGCGCCGGCCTGATTCATCAGCGTATCCGCCAGGCCCGGCTCCAGCGCGCCACCACCGTTGAGCGCTTGTTCCAGCACCTGTTCGAGACCGGCGTCGAGACCGATCACCGACAGCTCGCCGGTGGCGGAGAACCACCGGTCGGTGATAGCCCGACCCAGGGCCACGCGGACCCGGGCGGTCAGCTCTTCCGCGTCGGCCTGGGCATTGCCCGGTTCGGCCAGGGCATCGAGGATGGTGCTCAGATCGCGGATCGGCACATCCTCGTCCAGCAGGTTTTGCAGAATGCGCTGCAGCGTGGTGAGCGACACGGCCTTGGGCACCACCTCTTCCACCAGCGCCTTCTGCTCTTCGCCCAGTTTGTCCAGCAGTTGCTGAACTTCCTTGCGTCCCAGCATTTCCGCGCCATAGCGGTGCAACAGATGATTGAAGTGAGTGGCCACCACGGTGCCGGCGTCCACCACCGTGTAGCCGTACACCTGGGCCCGTTCCCGTTGGGATTCGTCGATCCATACCGCTGGCAGGCCGAAGGCGGGGTCTTGGGTGGCACGCCCTTCCAGGGTGCCGGACACCTGACCGGGATCGATGGCCAGCCACTGGCCGGGGAAAGCCTGGCCACGCCCCACTTCAGCGCCCTTGAGGGTGATCACATAGCTGTTGGCGTCCAGCTCCAGGTTGTCGCGGATGTGCACCACCGGCGGCAGGAAGCCCACGTCCTGAGCGAATTTCTTGCGTACGCTCTTGATGCGGCCAAGCAACTCACCATGTTGACGATGATCCACCAGCGGAATCAGCCGGTGCCCCACTTCCAGGCCCAAGGTATCGATCAGGCGCACATCGTCCCAGGTGGCTTCCGGGGCTTCCGGCTCCGGCGCCGCCGCGGCCTCGATGTGTTGTTCCGCCAGATTCTGGTCGCGCCGCCGGATCAGATACCAGGCAATCCCCCCCAACGCGAGAGTGAACAGCAAGAACACCAGATTCGGCATCCCCGGTACCAGCCCCAGCAACCCCATCACGCCGGCGGCCAGGAACATCACCTTGGGATTGATCAGCAACTGGTCGATGATCTGCTCACCGATATCCTGGTCGGTGTTGACCCGCGACACGGTGACGCCGGCGGCGGTGGAGATCACCAACGCCGGAATCTGCGCCACCAGGCCGTCACCAATGGTCAGCAACGCATAGGTGCGGCCCGCTTCGGCGAAGCTCATGTCGTGCTGCAGCATGCCGATCAACAAACCGCCGAGCACGTTCACCACCATGATCACCAGCCCGGCCACGGCGTCGCCGCGAACGAACTTGCTGGCGCCGTCCATGGAACCGTAGAAATCCGCTTCCTTGGCCACATCGGCACGGCGGCGGCGGGCGTCTTCCTCGCCGATCAGGCCGGCGTTGAGATCGGCATCGATGGCCATTTGTTTGCCGGGCATGGCGTCGAGGGTAAAGCGCGCGCCCACTTCGGCGATGCGCCCGGCGCCTTTGGTGATCACCACGAAGTTGATCACCACCAGGATCAGAAACACCACCAGCCCAACGGCGAAGTTGCCGCCCACCAGGAACTGGCCGAACGCCTCGATCACCTTACCGGCGGCGTCGCCGCCCTCGTGCCCGTCCATCAACACCACCCGGGTGGAGGCCACGTTCAGCGACAACCGCATCAGGGTGGTGAACAGCAGCACCGACGGAAAGGCGGAGAAGTCCAGGGAGTTGAGGGTGAACATGCTGACCAGCAGCACCATCACCGCCAGGGCGATATTGAAGGTAAAGAACAGATCCAGCGCGAACGGCGGCAGCGGCAGGATCAGCATGGACATGACCAGCAGGATCAGTACCGGTCCGGCCATGATCTTCATCGGCACGTTCTTCATCGACAAAGAAGAGCCCGCACCCAGCAGCGATCCCATCATGATGCGCCTCCTTGATCGGCGGCGGGCACCGCCAGGTCATCGGGAACCGGCAGATCCCGCGGCGGCACCGGCGCTGCTTCGCCACTGCCACGGGCGCTCTTGAGACGGAAAGCCCAGACCAGCACCTCCGCCACGGCGGTGTACAAAGCGGCGGGAATTTCCTGGTCCAGATCCACATGGCGATACAGGGCTCGCGCCAGCGGCGGCGCTTCCAATAACGGCACCCGGTGTTCCTCGCCGAGGGCACGAATACGGGCCGCCACCTGATCCGCCCCTTTAGCCACCACCCGCGGCGCGGACATGCGGCCTTCTTCGTAACGCAAGGCCACGGCGAAATGGCTGGGGTTGGTGACGATCACATCCGCCTCGGGGACTTTGCTCATCATGCGCTGGCGCGCCACGCTCTGCTGCTGCGAACGAATACGCGCCTTGAGTTGCGGATCGCCTTCGCTTTCCTTGTGTTCGCGTTTGATCTCTTCCTTGCTCATACGCAGCTTCTTGGCGTGACTCCAGAGCTGGTAAGGCACATCGATCAGCACGGCCACCAGCAGCGTCAGCACCATCAGACCGCTGGCGGAGGCGGCCAGCGTCAGCGCGTTGGTCAGTGCCAGACGCAAAGGCTGCTCCATCAGCGCCATGAATTCCCCTTTGTGGCGCAGCAGGAAAAGCACCGCCACGCCGCCCACCAGCACTGACTTGGCCAGCGCCTTGGCCAGCTCCGCCAGCGCCTGGCTGGAAAACATGCGTTTCAGGCCCGCGATTGGATTGAGTTTGGAGAATTTCGGTTGCAACGCCTTGGCGCTCATCGACCAGCCGCCGGTGAGCATCGGCGCCACCAGCGCCACCACCAGCAGCGTCAGGAATAACGGCATCAGCGCCACCAGGGTCCGTACCCCCAGATCCGCCGCGTGGCCGAGCATCGGGCCGGTATCCAGCGCCTGGCGCCGCTCAAACAGGAAGGACTGCTCCATCACCAGAGCGAGCTGGCCGAACAACGGGCCGGACATCACCCACAGACCACCGACCCCGGCGAACAGCAACAGAAAGGTGGCCAGCTCCCGCGAACGCGGCACCTGGCCTTCTTCCCGCGCCTGTTCCAATCGTCGGGGGGTGGCCGGTTCGGTCTTTTCCTGGTCCTGGGTATCGTCCGCCATGGCACCGTCAAGGAGGGCTGGGTATTCGGCCCATCATTGTCGGCAAAGCGGCGGCACGGCTAACGGTGGATTAGAGGCAGGGAATGGCGGTTATTCGGCGGCTTCCCACGAAAGCCACCACGGAGCCGTTGTAGGAGCTTGCCCTGCAAGCGAATTCCTGGGAACCAGGAGCCCTATTCGCTTGCAGGGCAAGCTCCTACAGCGGCCTTGTAGCGACCGCCAAGCGGATGTCCGCACCGCCGGGCTTAAAACCCCAGCTCATCCAGCAGGGAATCCACCTGATCCTGGCTGCTGACCACGTCTTCCTTGGCGGCGTCGATCTGCGGCCCGTTGATCAGGGAGTCGTCGCGGCGGCGCTGCATGTCATCACGCTCACGGCCTTCCGGAACGTTATCCAGCAGCACTTGCAGCAACTGCCGCTCCACCTCCTGGATCACCTCCATCATCTTCTTGATCACCTGGCCGGTGAGATCCTGGAAGTCCTGGGCCATCATGATTTCCAACAGCTCCTTGTTGGTGGCCTGAGCCAGGTCCGGCACTTCGCCGAAAAATGCTCGCGTGTCGTTGACCAGGTCGCGGGCCTGATCCAGCTCCTTCGGTTCCTGGAACCAGGCTTGCCAGCGCTGATCCAGATCACCGGCACGGTCGGCTATTTGATTCTGCAGTGGCTGCGCGCGATCAATAGCATTAAGCGCCCGGTCGGCCGCCTGTTCGGTCATGGTGGCCACGTAATCCAAGCGGGCGCGGGCATCGGGAATCGCCTCCGCCGCCTTGACCACTTCCTTATCCAGACCCAGTTCGCGCATGCTGTCGCGCAACATGCGGGTAAGCTGACCAATACGCTGGACCAGATCGTCGGATCCGGCCGCCCCTTCGCTGATATGCCCGGCCTCGTTGCTCATGCTGCTTTCTCCTGCCTCGGGATGTCTGGCATCCTGCCGGCCCTGGCCGGCGGCGTGCCATCACCATTCCCGGATGCTGCCTGTAACGGGTTATGCGCCAAGTTTCTCGAAGATCTTGTTGAGCTTTTCTTCCAGGGTGACGGCGGTAAAGGGTTTGACGATGTAACCGTTGGCACCGGCCTGGGCCGCGGCAATGATGTTTTCTTTCTTCGCCTCCGCGGTCACCATCAACACCGGCAGGTGGTTAAGCTCGCCGTCGGCGCGAATCTGCTTGAGCATTTCCAGGCCGTCCAGGTTGGGCATGTTCCAGTCCGACACCACGAACTGAAAGCCGCCTCCACGTAACTTGGTCAAGGCCTCCTGACCGTCCTCCGCTTCATCCACATTGCCGTATCCCAGCTCCTTGAGCAGGCTGCGGATGATGCGGCGCATGGTGGGAAAATCATCCACCACCAGAATACTCATGTTCTTGTCCACGATTGTGCTCTCCGCTACTTGATTCCGGTCAGAACTCTTCCCAGTCATCCTCGGTGGTCACCGCTTCGCGGCGCGGCACCACCTTTTTCATTTTCTCTTCCGCCGGTACCGGCTTTCCCGCCTTGGTGATGCGATCGTCGTCACCCTCAATCTCCCCGGAGGTTTCCGGGTCATCGCCCTGCTCCGGCTTGCGCCAAAGCGACAAGGCGGCCAGTTGTTCTGGTTGCAGGCGGAAGATGGCCACCGCTTTTTCCAAACGCCGTGCCTGTTCTTCCAGTGACGCCGCGGCGGCGCTGGCTTCCTGCACCAGCGACGCGTTTTGCTGGGTCACTTCGTCCATTTGCGTTACCGCCTGGCTGACCTGCTCGATACCCCCGCTTTGTTCCTGGGAGGCGGAAGAGATCTCATCCATGATGTCGGTCACCCGTTTCACCGCGGCCACCACTTCCCGCATGGTCTCACCGGCTTCCTCCACCAGGCGGGAGCCTTCATCCACCTGGGAGACGGAGCTCTCGATCAACTCCTTGATTTGCCGGGCGGCATCGGCACTGTTGCCCGCCAGGTTGCGCACTTCACCGGCCACCACCGCGAAGCCGCGCCCCTGTTCACCGGCGCGCGCCGCCTCCACCGAGGCGTTCAACGCCAGGATGTTGGTCTGAAAGGCGATGGAGTCGATCATGCTGGTGATTTCCGCCACCTTGCGGGAGCTGTCGGAAATGCCGCGCATGGTGCCGATCACCCGTTCCATTACGGCACCGCCACGACCGGCGGTGCCGGAGGCGTCGTTGGCCAGGCCGCTGGCCTGGCGCGCGTTATCGGCGTTCTGCTTCACCGTGGCGGTGAGCTGTTCCATGCTGGTGGCGGTCTCCTCCAGGGAGGCGGCCTGCTGTTCCGTGCGGGAAGACAGATCCGCGTTGCCGCTGGCGATCTCGGAGGCGCCGACATAAATGGCGTTGCCGCTTTCGCGCACCTCGGTGACGATCTTGCCGAGACTGTGCTGCATCTCCGCCATGGCGGTGAACAGCTTGCCGATTTCATTGTTGCCCGGCACTTTGATGTCCTCGGACAGATCCGCGCGGGCGATGCGCTGCAGATTCTCCACCGCCCAGCTCAGCGGTTTCACCACCACGCCCCGCAACATCAGATACACCAACACCATGATGATACCGGTGAGCACCAACATGCCGGTACCGATGTAAGAGAACAAGGTGGTCTGCTGGTGGTAATGGTCCATCACCTCCTGACCGTGCTCATCCCCATAGCGGGTAAAGTTGGTCAGGGTGTCATTGAGATCGTCGTTGGGGGTGAGCAGTTCCTGACGCAGATTGCGGTAGGTGCGCAAGTCCGCTTTCTGCAGATAGTCATACTGCATTTTCACCAGACGCAGTACTTCATTGTAAGCGCCGGCCAGCTCATCCGCCCGGGCTGCACCCATCTCGGTCTTGGGACTATCGAGAAAGCCCTGAAACCGGCTTTCCGCCCGTTCCAGAAAGCCACTTACGCGCTGAATCTGGTTGTCCGCCACCAAGCGCATGCCGTTATCCAGATAATCGGCGGCCAGATCCATTTCGATACGGGCCTGGTTCAACAGGGTTGTCGCCCGGGCCACCTGATTCAGTTGCTGCACGTTGACCTGATTCAGGGTTGTAATCGATGATTCCACCATCTGGTTGGTCAGGATGCGGATGGCGGCGAGACCACTGATCAAAAGCGCACAACAAATCAGCGCCCCGGCCACCGCCGTATTGATATTGATATTTCGCACGAATTTCATCATAGCCGGCCTTTCCTTTCTTCAAGGTTGTTCTGTCTATACCCGCTGAGCCCGCCCGGAAGCGGCCGCCAGTGCCATCAGACGCGGCGCCACCTGATCCAGCGGCAGCACTTCGGTGGCCGCGCCCAGGGCAATGGCCTCACGGGGCATCCCGAACACCAGGGAGGTGTCCTGATCCTGGGCCAGGGTGTGGGCACCGGCTTCACGCATGGCAAGCAGTCCCCCGGCACCGTCCTTGCCCATACCGGTGAGCAAGACGCCAATGGCGTTGCGGCCGGCGTGCTGCGCCGCTGAGCGGAACAGCACATCCACGGAGGGCCGATGACGATTCACCGGCGGCCCCTGATCAAGGTGAATCACATAGTTCGCCCCGCTACGGGCCAACAGCATGTGCGCGTCCCCCGGCGCGATGTACACGTGACCGGGCAGCACCCGCTCTCCGTGTTCCCCCTCCTTTACCGTCACCGCGCAGAGCCGGTTCAGTCGTTCAGCGAACGACAAGGTGAATCCACCGGGCATATGTTGCGCGATCAGAATCGCCGGGCTGTTTGGCGGCAGCGGAGACAGCACTTCCCGAATCGCTTCGGTTCCGCCCGTGGAAGCCCCCAGAATCACCAGCTTTTCGCTGGAAATGATCGGGGCCTTCAACTTCGGCGGCGATATCCGGGTCTCATTGGCCCGGCGCGGCCGGGAGCGAGCCGTGGCGCGGATTTTTTCCGCGATCAGTTCGCTGTAATCGAGCATGCCCGAGCGAATCCCCAACGACGGCTTTTCGATGAAATCCACCGCGCCCAGCTCCAGCGCCCGCAAGGTGATTTCCGATCCGGCCTGGGTCAGTGACGACACCATCAGCACCGGCATCGGCCGCAGGCGCATCAGACGCTCCAGAAAGTCGAGCCCGTCCATGCGCGGCATCTCCACATCCAGCGTCAATACATCCGGGTTATGCCGCTTGATCAGGTCTCTCGCCACAATGGGATCCGGCGCCACCGCCACCACTTCCATGTCGGGATGGTGGTTGATGATCTCGCGCATCAAGTCACGAATCAGCGCGGAATCGTCGACGCACAGCACCCGAATTTTTTCCATAGCCCAAACCCGCCCCTGTTACGGTGGAAACATTGCAATGGCGTTGGTTCAAAAGTCCTACTGGTTAGCTTATCGGCCGTGACGCGCCAAGCTTGAGGCCGGATTGAAGAAAGGCCGCCACCGCCGCGTTCATACCAGCGAGTACACCGTCTGACCGCGGGAGCGAAAGCGATCGCTCAGGTAGGAGACGTTTTCTGAGTGGCCGGCGAACAACAGGCCGTCAGGCTTGAGCCGGTCGGCCAGCCGCCCCAGCACCCGGGTCTGGGTTTCACGATCGAAGTAAATCATCACGTTGCGGCAGAAGATGGCATCGAAACGGTGCTCGGAGGGCCAGTCCCGGGCGACCAGGTTCATCACCTGAAAACGCACTTTCGCTACCAGGGCGGGTTTTACCCGGGCATAGCCGGCCCGGGCGCCACTGCCTTTCTGAAAAAAACGCCGCATGCGCTGGTCATCCAGGCGCGCTACCTGTTCCAGCGGGTAAACGGCACGTCGGGCCCGGTCCAGGGCCTCGGTGTCGATATCGGTGCCCAGCACCTCCACGTTGGCGTGCTCACCCAGGGTTTCCAGCAACGTCATGACGATGGAATACGGCTCTTCGCCGGTGGACGCCGCGGCGCTCCATACCCGGACCGGATCACGACGGCCACGGACATGATCGGCCAGCACTGGAAAGTGGTGCGATTCACGGAAAAAGGAGGTCAGGTTGGTGGTGAGCGCGTTGACGAACGCCTGCCATTCGACACCTTCCCCACTGGCTTCCAGACTTGCCAGATAATCCGCGAAACGGGTCAGGCCCCGGGCACGCACCAGGCGACCGACACGGCTGTAGACCATGTCCTTCTTGTGTTCCGCCAATACAATGCCGGCGCGCTGATAAATCAGTGTCCGAATGGTTTGAAAATCGCCGGCGGAAAAATGCAGATCACGTTCTGAAAACAGGGACGAAGCGGCCATCTCATGCGTCGGATTCAAGTCAGCTCCCCGCTTCCATCACCAACGAGGGCCCGGTTTGAAGGGAACGGCCCGCCTCATCCCGGGCGGTGTCGCGCAAACGAAACACCGCCACGGAATGGCCGAGTGTATCGACCTCGGCCCGCAGCGCGCCGGCGGCATCGGCGGAGCCCTGAATACGTCGCGCGTTGTGCCGCATGGTCTCGTCCATCCGTGTCACCGCCTGGTTGATCTGGGCGATACCGGAGCTCTGTTCTTCGGATGCACAGGTGATCTCCCCCATGATGTCGTTGACCCGGGTTACCGACGCCACCACCTCACGGATGGTGCTCTCCGCCCGGTGTACCAGGTCGGCGCCACCCTGAATCTCCCTGCCCGAGTTGGCGATCAGCTCGCGAATCTCTTTCGCCGCGGCGGCGGACCGTCCAGCCAGGTTACGAACTTCACTGGCCACCACCGCGAAGCCGCGCCCCTGCTCACCGGCCCGGGCAGCCTCCACCGAGGCATTGAGTGCCAGGATATTGGTCTGAAAAGCGATGGCGTCGATACTGTCGATGATCACCGTCATCTTGCTGGAACTGGCGGTAATGCGATCCATGGTATTGACCACCTCTCCCATTACCTCGCCGCTGTGCGCCACCTGGCTGGCCGCCTGCGATGCCAGCCCGCTGGCTTGCCGGGCATTGTCCGCGTTCTGCCGCACCGCGCTGGTGATCTGTTCCATACTGGACGCGGTTTGCTGCAGGGAAGCGGCCTGCTGTTCGGTATGGGAGGACAAATCCCGATTGGCTTCGGCGATGCCGCGAGCAGCCGGCGTCACCGCCGCGATACCCTCATTGACGTTGCCGACGATGCTGCCAAGGCAGCGCTGCATCACCGCCAGAGCCAGCATCAGCCGCCCCGCTTCGCCCACGGTAGCCTTCGGCGGCCGCGCCGCCAGATTGCCGGCGGCGATTTGAAAGGTGAACATCACCGCCTCGCGCAGCGGCTTCAACAAGGCGCCAGCGGTCAGCACGCCAAGCAAAACCAACATCGGTACACCGGCGGCCAACAGTACACCATGCGCGAGGATCAACCGGCCGCGCACGGGATCGTCCGACTGCAAATGACTTGCGCCATAGAGCCCCACCGCGCTGCTGATCGCCAACAACACCACGGCCAGTAACGCCAATCCCCCCAGGCGCAAGACGCCACCGCGCTGCCCCAGGCGCCGCCACCAGCCGAGCGGTCCCCTCCGCAGGATCTCTCCCCGTTCCAGCAAGAGATGCTGTCCGTTACCCTGACGTATGGCGGCATACTCCTGCTCCGCCCGGGCCACGCTGTCGGCGTCCGGCTTCAGTCGCACCGACACATAACCCTTGATTTCATCGTCTTCCATGATCGGCGTGACGTGCGCCTTGACCCAATAGTGGTCGCCGTTCTTGCGGCGATTCTTGATCACGCCGACCCAGGTGCCGCCCTGCTTGAGGGTATGCCAGAGGTTTTCAAACGCCAGTGACGGCATATCCGGGTGGCGAATCAGGTTATGGGGCGCGCCCAGTAACTCCTCCCGGCTGAATCCACTGACCTCGATGAAGGCGGGATTGGCGTAGGTGATCTTGCCACGCAGATCCGTGCGGGAAATCAGAAAGTGGTCATCGCGCAGCGGGTAATCCCGTTGAGTGACGGGCTGGTTATCACGCATGCACCACCTCTGCCTCGACAGTGAGGGCAGCGCCATCGTCGGCGAAACCGTCCTTCACCTGGGCCAGCTTAAACAGCGCCACGGCCTGCCGCAGTCGCGCGGCCTCCCCTTCCAGCTCACTGGCCGCCGAGGCCGCCTCCTCCACCAAAGCCGCGTTGCGCTGGGTAACCTGATCCATTTGTGTGATGACCTGATTCACCTGGCCGATGCCCTTGCTCTGCTCCTGCGAGGCGGAAGCAATCTCATCCATGATGTCGGTGACTCGCCGCACCGCTTCGACGATGTCGGTCATGGTGCTGCCCGCCTGATCCACCAGCCGGGTACCGGCGTCGATACGTTCCACCGACGTTTCGATCAATGCACGAATCTTTTTCGACGCCTCGCCACTGCGTCCGGCCAGGGCACGGACTTCCCCCGCCACCACCGCGAAACCGCGGCCCTGCTCGCCGGCCCGGGCGGCTTCCACCGAAGCGTTCAACGCCAGAATGTTGGTTTGGAAGGCAATGGAATCGATCACCTCGATGATCTCGGTCACCTGGCGCGCGCTGCCGCTGATCTCAGCCATGGTGCCCACCACCTCGCCCACCACTTCTCCGCCCCGCTGCGCGGTTTGAGAAGCACTGGCGGCCAGTTGGCTGGCCTGACGGGCGTTGTCGGCGTTCTGCTCCACCGTCGAGGTGAGCTGCTCCATACTGGCGGCGGTCTGCTCCAGCGAGGCGGCCTGGTGCTCCGTGCGCGAGGACAAATCACTGTTGCCCTGA
This sequence is a window from Alloalcanivorax dieselolei B5. Protein-coding genes within it:
- the flhA gene encoding flagellar biosynthesis protein FlhA encodes the protein MMGSLLGAGSSLSMKNVPMKIMAGPVLILLVMSMLILPLPPFALDLFFTFNIALAVMVLLVSMFTLNSLDFSAFPSVLLFTTLMRLSLNVASTRVVLMDGHEGGDAAGKVIEAFGQFLVGGNFAVGLVVFLILVVINFVVITKGAGRIAEVGARFTLDAMPGKQMAIDADLNAGLIGEEDARRRRADVAKEADFYGSMDGASKFVRGDAVAGLVIMVVNVLGGLLIGMLQHDMSFAEAGRTYALLTIGDGLVAQIPALVISTAAGVTVSRVNTDQDIGEQIIDQLLINPKVMFLAAGVMGLLGLVPGMPNLVFLLFTLALGGIAWYLIRRRDQNLAEQHIEAAAAPEPEAPEATWDDVRLIDTLGLEVGHRLIPLVDHRQHGELLGRIKSVRKKFAQDVGFLPPVVHIRDNLELDANSYVITLKGAEVGRGQAFPGQWLAIDPGQVSGTLEGRATQDPAFGLPAVWIDESQRERAQVYGYTVVDAGTVVATHFNHLLHRYGAEMLGRKEVQQLLDKLGEEQKALVEEVVPKAVSLTTLQRILQNLLDEDVPIRDLSTILDALAEPGNAQADAEELTARVRVALGRAITDRWFSATGELSVIGLDAGLEQVLEQALNGGGALEPGLADTLMNQAGAALERQENAGLPPVLVVVPALRGLLARFLRRRLRHLVVLSQAEIPDDRTLRVTELIGMQP
- the flhB gene encoding flagellar biosynthesis protein FlhB, with the protein product MADDTQDQEKTEPATPRRLEQAREEGQVPRSRELATFLLLFAGVGGLWVMSGPLFGQLALVMEQSFLFERRQALDTGPMLGHAADLGVRTLVALMPLFLTLLVVALVAPMLTGGWSMSAKALQPKFSKLNPIAGLKRMFSSQALAELAKALAKSVLVGGVAVLFLLRHKGEFMALMEQPLRLALTNALTLAASASGLMVLTLLVAVLIDVPYQLWSHAKKLRMSKEEIKREHKESEGDPQLKARIRSQQQSVARQRMMSKVPEADVIVTNPSHFAVALRYEEGRMSAPRVVAKGADQVAARIRALGEEHRVPLLEAPPLARALYRHVDLDQEIPAALYTAVAEVLVWAFRLKSARGSGEAAPVPPRDLPVPDDLAVPAADQGGAS
- the cheZ gene encoding protein phosphatase CheZ: MSNEAGHISEGAAGSDDLVQRIGQLTRMLRDSMRELGLDKEVVKAAEAIPDARARLDYVATMTEQAADRALNAIDRAQPLQNQIADRAGDLDQRWQAWFQEPKELDQARDLVNDTRAFFGEVPDLAQATNKELLEIMMAQDFQDLTGQVIKKMMEVIQEVERQLLQVLLDNVPEGRERDDMQRRRDDSLINGPQIDAAKEDVVSSQDQVDSLLDELGF
- the cheY gene encoding chemotaxis response regulator CheY is translated as MVDKNMSILVVDDFPTMRRIIRSLLKELGYGNVDEAEDGQEALTKLRGGGFQFVVSDWNMPNLDGLEMLKQIRADGELNHLPVLMVTAEAKKENIIAAAQAGANGYIVKPFTAVTLEEKLNKIFEKLGA
- a CDS encoding methyl-accepting chemotaxis protein, encoding MMKFVRNININTAVAGALICCALLISGLAAIRILTNQMVESSITTLNQVNVQQLNQVARATTLLNQARIEMDLAADYLDNGMRLVADNQIQRVSGFLERAESRFQGFLDSPKTEMGAARADELAGAYNEVLRLVKMQYDYLQKADLRTYRNLRQELLTPNDDLNDTLTNFTRYGDEHGQEVMDHYHQQTTLFSYIGTGMLVLTGIIMVLVYLMLRGVVVKPLSWAVENLQRIARADLSEDIKVPGNNEIGKLFTAMAEMQHSLGKIVTEVRESGNAIYVGASEIASGNADLSSRTEQQAASLEETATSMEQLTATVKQNADNARQASGLANDASGTAGRGGAVMERVIGTMRGISDSSRKVAEITSMIDSIAFQTNILALNASVEAARAGEQGRGFAVVAGEVRNLAGNSADAARQIKELIESSVSQVDEGSRLVEEAGETMREVVAAVKRVTDIMDEISSASQEQSGGIEQVSQAVTQMDEVTQQNASLVQEASAAAASLEEQARRLEKAVAIFRLQPEQLAALSLWRKPEQGDDPETSGEIEGDDDRITKAGKPVPAEEKMKKVVPRREAVTTEDDWEEF
- a CDS encoding protein-glutamate methylesterase/protein-glutamine glutaminase — its product is MEKIRVLCVDDSALIRDLMREIINHHPDMEVVAVAPDPIVARDLIKRHNPDVLTLDVEMPRMDGLDFLERLMRLRPMPVLMVSSLTQAGSEITLRALELGAVDFIEKPSLGIRSGMLDYSELIAEKIRATARSRPRRANETRISPPKLKAPIISSEKLVILGASTGGTEAIREVLSPLPPNSPAILIAQHMPGGFTLSFAERLNRLCAVTVKEGEHGERVLPGHVYIAPGDAHMLLARSGANYVIHLDQGPPVNRHRPSVDVLFRSAAQHAGRNAIGVLLTGMGKDGAGGLLAMREAGAHTLAQDQDTSLVFGMPREAIALGAATEVLPLDQVAPRLMALAAASGRAQRV
- a CDS encoding CheR family methyltransferase; translation: MAASSLFSERDLHFSAGDFQTIRTLIYQRAGIVLAEHKKDMVYSRVGRLVRARGLTRFADYLASLEASGEGVEWQAFVNALTTNLTSFFRESHHFPVLADHVRGRRDPVRVWSAAASTGEEPYSIVMTLLETLGEHANVEVLGTDIDTEALDRARRAVYPLEQVARLDDQRMRRFFQKGSGARAGYARVKPALVAKVRFQVMNLVARDWPSEHRFDAIFCRNVMIYFDRETQTRVLGRLADRLKPDGLLFAGHSENVSYLSDRFRSRGQTVYSLV
- a CDS encoding methyl-accepting chemotaxis protein — translated: MRDNQPVTQRDYPLRDDHFLISRTDLRGKITYANPAFIEVSGFSREELLGAPHNLIRHPDMPSLAFENLWHTLKQGGTWVGVIKNRRKNGDHYWVKAHVTPIMEDDEIKGYVSVRLKPDADSVARAEQEYAAIRQGNGQHLLLERGEILRRGPLGWWRRLGQRGGVLRLGGLALLAVVLLAISSAVGLYGASHLQSDDPVRGRLILAHGVLLAAGVPMLVLLGVLTAGALLKPLREAVMFTFQIAAGNLAARPPKATVGEAGRLMLALAVMQRCLGSIVGNVNEGIAAVTPAARGIAEANRDLSSHTEQQAASLQQTASSMEQITSAVRQNADNARQASGLASQAASQVAHSGEVMGEVVNTMDRITASSSKMTVIIDSIDAIAFQTNILALNASVEAARAGEQGRGFAVVASEVRNLAGRSAAAAKEIRELIANSGREIQGGADLVHRAESTIREVVASVTRVNDIMGEITCASEEQSSGIAQINQAVTRMDETMRHNARRIQGSADAAGALRAEVDTLGHSVAVFRLRDTARDEAGRSLQTGPSLVMEAGS
- a CDS encoding methyl-accepting chemotaxis protein, which produces MTVKVSWGLVLAAFSLLILILSAQSVYILNQSHDAMIRLAAQSGDAGSQALAAFDTYTATMRWGIGVVIAASVVLVVIVLWGVTVNVIRPLRKVVGHFERMAKGDLSERIEARGDNEIGQLYAALSDMQQSLSRTVATVRDSSQGIYQGAGEIAQGNSDLSSRTEHQAASLEQTAASMEQLTSTVEQNADNARQASQLAASASQTAQRGGEVVGEVVGTMAEISGSARQVTEIIEVIDSIAFQTNILALNASVEAARAGEQGRGFAVVAGEVRALAGRSGEASKKIRALIETSVERIDAGTRLVDQAGSTMTDIVEAVRRVTDIMDEIASASQEQSKGIGQVNQVITQMDQVTQRNAALVEEAASAASELEGEAARLRQAVALFKLAQVKDGFADDGAALTVEAEVVHA